In Sphingobacterium sp. SRCM116780, the genomic stretch CTTTCTGTATAAAACAGGAACGATAGTTACACTAAAGAAGCAGATGTTAAATCCACCAATTAAACTGTCTTATGAATCTACTACAAAATTGGAAAAAAGACATACCCGCAAGTATTGTCGTTTTTTTTGTTGCTTTACCCTTATGCTTAGGCGTTGCTCTTGCTAGTGGAGCACCTGTATTTTCTGGCATTATTGCAGGAATTATAGGCGGTATCATTGTCGGGATTATTTCTAAATCTCCGATTGGTGTTTCAGGGCCAGCCGCTGGTTTAGTTGTGATCGTATATACAGCTATTACTGATTTAGGATCGTATAACATATTCTTAGTCGCTGTTGTCATTGCAGGTTTAATACAAATTATACTCGGTTTATTGAAGGCTGGTGTTATTGGTTACTATTTTCCTTCATCCGTCATTAAAGGTATGCTATGTGCCATTGGTATATCTATTTTTATCAAACAGATCCCTTTAGCATTTGGATATACCGAAGAGTTTTCCTTTAAAACTTTTGATGCTGCATTCATTACACCTGGGGCTATAATTATCACCCTTATTTCACTATTCATACTCATTATATGGGATAATTTTCTTGGGAAAAAGTCTAATTTTTTTAAATTACTACCAGGCTCTCTAATTGCTGTTCTGGTTGGTATTCTTTATCAAGTTACCATTGGAGAGTCCAATCACGAAGTATTCTCTATTGATCAAGATCTACTGGTAAAAGTTCCTGTTCCTCAAAATGTTGTTGATTTTATTGGTCAATTTACAGTACCTGATTTTGCTAACGGTATATTCAATCCATCTGTATGGCAAATTGCATTTACGATCGCAATTGTTGCTTCATTAGAATCCTTACTATCTGTTGAAGCTACGGATAAATTAGATCCCTTAAAACGTCAAACCCCTACTAATCGCGAACTTATTGCGCAAGGAATAGGAAATTCTCTATCCGGTTTAATAGGTGGATTACCTGTGACACAAGTTATTGTACGTTCATCAGCGAATGCCATGAGTGGTGGTGTTTCCAAATTATCCACCATATTTCATGGGTTATTACTTGTATTTAGTATCATTTCCATACCCACATTCCTTAATTTAATCCCCAATGCTGTTTTAGCAGCTATTTTATTAGTCATTGGATATAAGCTTGGAAATCCTAAACAATTTCTTGATATGAGGAAATTAGGAAAAGATCAATTAATACCTTTTACCGTAACAGTGATTGGGATATTAACGACAGATCTATTAAAGGGCATCATTGTCGGTCTAGTTGTCGCTGTTGTTGTTTCCTTAATTAAATCCTACAATAATTCACATGTGATGCTAGTGAAAGAAGGAAATGTTTTTCATATGAACTTCGCGGAAGAAGTCACTTTTGTGAATAGAGGTGCAATCGTAAAAGAATTGGATGGCTTGGCGCCAGGTTCTTATTTAGAGCTTGATGTTCGTAAAACCAAAATATTAGATTACGACATCATTGAGTACTTAGATGAATTTAAAGTAAAAGCGAAGAACAATAATATCCATATTAAATTAATTTCGGAACGTGGGACAGTCGATAATCCAGAATCATTTCGTAAATTTTTTGGTTATGTATTAGTCGATAGCGGACATTAAACCCAATCAACCATTGTTATAAACCAAATACAGCCGTAATCATTGAATATTTTGTATCTGGAATCAACTGGATATTTTATCCGTCAATTCCTTTTGAATAACATTCAAAAATAAATCTATTCCAGGATGATGAACATTGGCATTATAAATTAACGATAAAGTTGTTCTTTGGGGTATATGATGCAGGTCAATAAATTTTACTTTAGAAGTATACCCCTTTTTTAAAGAGGCTGGAACAATTGCAACACCCAAACCTTGTTCTACCAAATTAAAAATGGTCATGGCATTTACTGTTCTTAATGCCACATCTGGTTCAAATCCTGCATCTCTGAAAATACTCATGACCAAATCAAAATAAGAATGACTATAATCCTTTGAAAAAAGAATAAACGGTTCATTTCTGAAATCATTTAAAGAGGAAAAATTGGTTTTCTGAATCGTGTAATCATGCGGAACCACCAAGCTAAAATGTTCCTTGATTACGGGTATACTCTTCAATCCTTTAGGTAGCTCATCCAATCGAACAAGTCCAAAATCAAGTTCTTCCTTGAGCACCTTAGCAACCTGCATTTCGTTAGAAAGTTCCTGCAGATCCACTTCGATGGAAGGAAAATCGTGTTTCAGCGTCACCAACACTTTGGCCAGAATGGATTGTACTGCCGAACCAATAAAACCTAACCGTAGTTCTGTCACCTTATTTTCTCCCAGCACACGAAGCTCCCGTTGTACTTTATCCATGTGTGTAAAAATAATATCCACTTCTTTTTTCAGGTAGTTCCCCGCTCCTGTCAATCGAACCGATCGTTTACCCCTTTCAAATAATGTCGCTTGATAAATCTCTTCCATCTGTTTGATCTGTCGAGATAATCCAGGTTGCGAAATATAAAGTCTCTCCGCAGCTTTCCTAAAATGTAATTCTTCTGCCAAAACTTTAAAATAATAGAGATGCCGAAGTTCTATTTGATAACTCATAGTAATCAACTATTGATGA encodes the following:
- a CDS encoding LysR family transcriptional regulator, translating into MSYQIELRHLYYFKVLAEELHFRKAAERLYISQPGLSRQIKQMEEIYQATLFERGKRSVRLTGAGNYLKKEVDIIFTHMDKVQRELRVLGENKVTELRLGFIGSAVQSILAKVLVTLKHDFPSIEVDLQELSNEMQVAKVLKEELDFGLVRLDELPKGLKSIPVIKEHFSLVVPHDYTIQKTNFSSLNDFRNEPFILFSKDYSHSYFDLVMSIFRDAGFEPDVALRTVNAMTIFNLVEQGLGVAIVPASLKKGYTSKVKFIDLHHIPQRTTLSLIYNANVHHPGIDLFLNVIQKELTDKISS
- a CDS encoding SulP family inorganic anion transporter, which codes for MNLLQNWKKDIPASIVVFFVALPLCLGVALASGAPVFSGIIAGIIGGIIVGIISKSPIGVSGPAAGLVVIVYTAITDLGSYNIFLVAVVIAGLIQIILGLLKAGVIGYYFPSSVIKGMLCAIGISIFIKQIPLAFGYTEEFSFKTFDAAFITPGAIIITLISLFILIIWDNFLGKKSNFFKLLPGSLIAVLVGILYQVTIGESNHEVFSIDQDLLVKVPVPQNVVDFIGQFTVPDFANGIFNPSVWQIAFTIAIVASLESLLSVEATDKLDPLKRQTPTNRELIAQGIGNSLSGLIGGLPVTQVIVRSSANAMSGGVSKLSTIFHGLLLVFSIISIPTFLNLIPNAVLAAILLVIGYKLGNPKQFLDMRKLGKDQLIPFTVTVIGILTTDLLKGIIVGLVVAVVVSLIKSYNNSHVMLVKEGNVFHMNFAEEVTFVNRGAIVKELDGLAPGSYLELDVRKTKILDYDIIEYLDEFKVKAKNNNIHIKLISERGTVDNPESFRKFFGYVLVDSGH